The following proteins are encoded in a genomic region of Shinella zoogloeoides:
- a CDS encoding FAD-binding oxidoreductase, producing the protein MANGDSRVKAAGQPGVDLLVVGGGVMGLWTALLAAREGLSVVLIEKRRIGAGASGGVLGALMAHLPDRWNAKKAFQFDALVSLEGEIAALEAETGLSTGYRRSGRLMPLQKPHNRERALGHAQDALSAWRTPERSFAFEVLDAAPVSGWPAVEAMPYGIVHDRLAGRVAPRLLLAALKAALGRMANVTIREGTGLAALDPAAGRAHLDDGTSLAFGTCVLAAGVQTFDLLTPLGPKLARPAGSAVKGQAALLKADLDPALPVIFADGLYIVPHEDGLVAIGSTSENQFVDPHRTDGLLDTLIERARAMAPVLADAPVVERWAGLRPRAVGPDPMVGRHPDHRNVSLMAGGFKVSFGIAHRLARAVLNEIEGGTLDVPPSFTVPAHFDEAGRV; encoded by the coding sequence ATGGCGAATGGCGATAGTCGCGTGAAGGCCGCCGGTCAACCGGGCGTGGACCTCCTCGTCGTCGGCGGCGGGGTGATGGGCCTGTGGACCGCGCTTCTGGCCGCCCGCGAAGGGCTCTCGGTCGTGCTCATAGAGAAGAGGCGGATCGGCGCGGGGGCGAGCGGCGGCGTGCTCGGCGCGCTGATGGCGCACCTGCCCGACAGGTGGAATGCCAAGAAGGCCTTCCAGTTCGATGCGCTCGTCTCGCTGGAGGGAGAGATCGCGGCCCTCGAGGCCGAGACCGGGCTTTCCACCGGCTATCGCCGCTCCGGCCGTCTCATGCCGCTGCAAAAACCCCATAATCGTGAGCGTGCCCTCGGTCATGCGCAGGACGCGCTTTCCGCCTGGCGCACGCCCGAGCGGTCCTTTGCCTTCGAGGTGCTGGATGCGGCGCCGGTTTCCGGCTGGCCCGCTGTGGAGGCGATGCCATACGGCATCGTGCACGACCGCCTTGCCGGGCGCGTTGCGCCGCGCCTCCTGCTCGCCGCCCTCAAGGCCGCGCTCGGCCGCATGGCGAATGTCACCATCCGCGAAGGAACCGGCCTTGCGGCGCTCGATCCGGCGGCCGGCCGGGCTCATCTCGACGACGGGACCAGTCTTGCCTTCGGCACCTGCGTGCTGGCGGCCGGCGTGCAGACCTTCGATCTCCTGACGCCGCTCGGCCCGAAACTCGCCAGACCCGCCGGCAGCGCGGTGAAGGGGCAGGCGGCGCTGCTGAAGGCCGATCTCGATCCGGCGCTGCCGGTGATCTTCGCCGACGGCCTCTATATCGTTCCGCATGAGGACGGGCTGGTCGCCATCGGCAGCACCAGCGAGAACCAGTTCGTCGATCCTCACCGTACGGATGGCCTGCTCGACACGCTGATCGAACGAGCCCGGGCGATGGCGCCGGTCCTTGCCGATGCGCCGGTCGTGGAGCGCTGGGCGGGGCTTCGGCCGCGGGCGGTGGGGCCGGACCCGATGGTCGGGCGGCACCCGGATCACCGCAATGTCAGCCTCATGGCGGGCGGCTTCAAGGTGAGCTTCGGTATCGCGCACAGGCTCGCCCGCGCGGTGCTGAACGAAATCGAGGGCGGCACGCTCGACGTGCCGCCCTCGTTCACCGTCCCGGCACACTTCGACGAAGCCGGGCGGGTATAG
- the uraD gene encoding 2-oxo-4-hydroxy-4-carboxy-5-ureidoimidazoline decarboxylase, which translates to MIDRADFLDRFGGVFEHSPFIAERALDAGAVSLPLTAKGVHAALTGAFRKASHAEQLGVLQAHPDLAGKLAIAGGLTEDSRKEQAGAGLDRLSPAEHARFTELNTAYTEKFGFPFIIAVKGLTKDDILAAFEARIGNTADVEFETAKTQVERIALLRLTALLPGD; encoded by the coding sequence ATGATCGACCGTGCCGATTTCCTCGACCGGTTCGGCGGCGTCTTCGAGCACTCGCCCTTCATCGCCGAGCGGGCGCTCGATGCAGGCGCGGTGTCGCTGCCGCTGACCGCCAAGGGCGTGCATGCCGCGCTGACCGGTGCCTTCCGCAAGGCGAGCCATGCCGAGCAACTCGGCGTGCTCCAGGCCCACCCGGACCTTGCCGGCAAGCTGGCGATTGCCGGCGGGCTCACCGAGGACAGCCGCAAGGAACAGGCCGGCGCCGGCCTCGACCGGCTGAGCCCGGCCGAGCATGCCCGCTTTACCGAGCTCAACACGGCTTATACGGAAAAATTCGGCTTTCCCTTCATCATCGCGGTGAAGGGGCTGACGAAGGACGATATCCTCGCCGCCTTCGAGGCCCGCATCGGCAACACCGCCGATGTGGAATTCGAGACCGCGAAGACCCAGGTGGAGCGCATCGCGCTCCTGAGATTGACTGCTCTGCTCCCCGGAGATTGA
- the guaD gene encoding guanine deaminase, with amino-acid sequence MTQTLIRGRLLSFLRRPQAIDDTASYRYEEDGGLLVADGRILASGPYAAVRAEAAGDAEEIDHRPHLILPGLIDTHLHFPQMQVIGSYAANLLEWLNTYTFPEECRFVESEHAARIARHFYDEMIRHGTTTAVAYCSVHKASADAYFAEALKRGMRMIGGKVMMDRNAPQGLLDTPEMGYDETRAVIAEWHGKGRNHVAITPRFAITSTPAQMEMAAALAREFPDLHIQTHLSENHDEIRFTGELYPDAIDYTDVYAKYGLLGPKSLFGHCIHLSEREADAMSEAGAVAVHCPTSNLFLGSGLFPLKSLSRREKPVRIGVATDVGGGTSYSMLKTMDEAYKIQQLLGERLNPYESFYHMTLGNAEALSLADRIGTLEAGTDADFVVLDAAATPAMALKMEVVRSLTDELFLLQTLGDDRAVRETYVAGRPMKAML; translated from the coding sequence ATGACCCAGACCCTGATCCGCGGACGCCTGCTCTCCTTCCTCCGCCGCCCGCAAGCCATCGACGATACCGCAAGCTACCGCTACGAGGAGGACGGCGGCCTGCTGGTCGCCGACGGCAGAATCCTCGCCTCCGGCCCCTATGCCGCCGTGCGCGCCGAAGCCGCCGGGGATGCCGAGGAGATCGACCACCGCCCCCATCTCATTCTGCCGGGGCTCATCGACACGCACCTGCATTTCCCGCAGATGCAGGTGATCGGCTCCTATGCCGCAAACCTGCTGGAATGGCTGAACACCTACACCTTCCCCGAGGAATGCCGCTTCGTCGAGAGCGAGCACGCCGCCCGCATCGCCCGCCATTTCTACGACGAGATGATCCGCCACGGCACGACGACGGCGGTCGCCTACTGTTCCGTGCACAAGGCCTCGGCCGACGCCTATTTCGCCGAGGCGCTGAAGCGCGGCATGCGCATGATCGGCGGCAAGGTGATGATGGACCGCAACGCTCCGCAGGGCCTGCTCGACACGCCCGAGATGGGCTATGACGAGACCCGCGCGGTGATCGCCGAATGGCACGGCAAGGGCCGCAACCACGTCGCCATCACCCCGCGCTTCGCCATCACCTCGACGCCGGCGCAGATGGAGATGGCGGCCGCGCTCGCCCGGGAGTTCCCCGACCTGCACATCCAGACCCATCTTTCGGAGAACCACGACGAGATCCGCTTCACCGGCGAACTCTACCCGGACGCCATCGACTATACGGATGTCTACGCGAAATACGGCCTGCTCGGGCCGAAAAGCCTGTTCGGCCACTGCATCCATCTTTCCGAGCGCGAGGCGGATGCGATGAGCGAGGCGGGCGCGGTGGCGGTGCATTGCCCGACCTCCAACCTCTTCCTCGGCTCCGGCCTCTTCCCGCTGAAGAGCCTGTCGCGGCGTGAAAAGCCGGTGCGCATCGGCGTCGCCACCGATGTCGGCGGCGGCACGAGCTATTCCATGCTGAAGACGATGGACGAGGCCTACAAGATCCAGCAATTGCTCGGCGAGCGGCTGAACCCCTACGAGAGCTTCTATCACATGACGCTCGGCAATGCCGAAGCGCTCTCGCTGGCGGACCGCATCGGCACGCTGGAGGCCGGCACCGACGCCGATTTCGTGGTGCTCGACGCCGCCGCGACGCCGGCCATGGCGCTGAAGATGGAAGTGGTGCGCTCGCTCACCGACGAGCTCTTCCTGCTCCAGACCCTCGGCGACGACCGCGCCGTGCGCGAGACCTATGTGGCCGGCAGGCCAATGAAGGCGATGCTTTGA
- the xdhC gene encoding xanthine dehydrogenase accessory protein XdhC — translation MNFLQDSLEGFLAREHRVAIVEVSATKGSAPRDKGTFMLVAPTEIHGTIGGGQLEYVAIENARKLLAGAGGEASLDIPLGPDIGQCCGGRVELTFTVADEAARKALDARLKEEERRKPQVWVFGAGHVGRALAEALTLLPLKVFVVEARESELDQLTSEVHHRLDAMPESLVADIPPGSAVVIVTHDHALDFLIGREALARTDLAYIGMVGSKSKRGSFLHYLEEEGLDRTVADRLVLPIGGTAVDDKRPEVIAAMTAAEALLAFAAWRGETA, via the coding sequence ATGAACTTTCTACAGGACAGCCTCGAGGGCTTTCTCGCCCGCGAGCACCGCGTCGCCATCGTCGAGGTCAGTGCAACGAAAGGCTCCGCCCCGCGCGACAAGGGCACCTTCATGCTGGTCGCGCCGACCGAAATCCACGGCACGATCGGCGGCGGCCAGCTCGAATATGTGGCCATCGAGAATGCCCGCAAGCTCCTGGCGGGCGCCGGTGGCGAGGCGAGCCTCGACATTCCCCTCGGCCCCGATATCGGCCAGTGTTGCGGCGGCCGCGTCGAACTGACCTTCACCGTCGCCGACGAAGCGGCCCGCAAGGCCCTCGATGCAAGGCTGAAGGAAGAGGAACGGCGAAAGCCGCAGGTCTGGGTGTTCGGCGCCGGCCATGTCGGCCGGGCGCTCGCCGAGGCGCTGACCCTCCTTCCCCTCAAGGTCTTCGTCGTCGAGGCGCGCGAGAGCGAGCTCGACCAGCTCACCTCCGAGGTGCACCACCGGCTGGACGCCATGCCCGAATCGCTCGTCGCCGATATCCCGCCGGGCTCGGCGGTGGTCATCGTCACCCACGACCATGCGCTCGATTTCCTGATCGGCCGCGAGGCGCTGGCCCGCACGGACCTTGCCTATATCGGCATGGTCGGCTCGAAATCGAAGCGCGGCAGCTTCCTCCACTATCTGGAGGAGGAAGGCCTCGACCGCACCGTGGCCGACCGGCTCGTCCTGCCCATCGGCGGAACGGCGGTCGACGACAAGCGCCCGGAGGTCATCGCCGCGATGACGGCGGCCGAGGCGCTGCTCGCCTTCGCCGCATGGCGGGGCGAGACGGCTTAG
- a CDS encoding ureidoglycolate lyase, whose protein sequence is MAETLTIRPLTPEAFAPFGTVIEADPAAMRHINGGNTERYHALAEAEAVGEDAKVIINIFRGSPRSFPYAVDMMERHPFGSQSFSPIDDRPWLVIVAEDEGGRPGRPQVFHAGGRQGVNYRRNVWHHPLMTVGATSDFIVVDRLGGGVNLEEYFFDTPFIIEQP, encoded by the coding sequence ATGGCTGAGACACTGACGATCCGCCCGCTGACCCCTGAAGCCTTCGCCCCCTTCGGCACGGTGATCGAGGCCGATCCCGCCGCCATGCGCCATATCAACGGCGGCAACACCGAGCGCTACCATGCGCTCGCCGAGGCCGAAGCCGTCGGTGAGGATGCGAAGGTCATCATCAACATCTTCCGCGGCAGCCCGCGAAGCTTCCCCTATGCCGTCGACATGATGGAGCGCCACCCCTTCGGCAGCCAGAGCTTCTCGCCGATCGACGACCGGCCCTGGCTGGTGATCGTGGCTGAGGACGAGGGCGGCAGGCCGGGCCGGCCGCAGGTGTTCCACGCCGGCGGACGACAGGGCGTGAACTACCGCCGCAATGTCTGGCACCACCCGCTGATGACGGTCGGCGCCACCAGCGACTTCATCGTCGTCGACCGCCTCGGCGGCGGCGTCAATCTGGAAGAATACTTCTTCGATACGCCGTTCATCATCGAGCAGCCTTGA
- a CDS encoding LysR substrate-binding domain-containing protein: MHEENLALKMSRNFPLNALRVFDAAARHASFTRAGDELGMTQTAVSYQIKLLEETLGEPLFLRQPRQVILSEAGERLAPKVAEGLGKLAEAVADLRGATEQKLCIHSTPTFALQWLSRTVGDFQLRHPNIAVRLTTSQDVIDFAKEEADVAIRWGKGDWPGLTSHRVMCMNFTPMLSPALAETIGGVKEPADLLKLPIISARDIWWRTWFAAAGVDNPDLERFPPNELGTQTIDAQIAMAGQGVAVLNPGHFRMEVAAGQLFQPFALTCNDGRDYWLAYPENRRNIPKIRAFRDWILATMPPEA, encoded by the coding sequence ATGCATGAAGAGAACTTGGCCTTGAAGATGTCCCGCAACTTCCCGCTCAATGCGCTGCGCGTCTTCGACGCGGCGGCCCGGCATGCGAGCTTCACCCGCGCCGGCGACGAGCTGGGCATGACGCAGACGGCCGTCAGCTACCAGATCAAGCTGCTGGAGGAGACGCTCGGCGAGCCGCTGTTCCTGCGCCAGCCCCGGCAGGTCATCCTCAGCGAGGCGGGCGAGCGCCTCGCGCCAAAGGTGGCCGAGGGGCTCGGCAAGCTCGCCGAGGCCGTCGCGGACCTGCGCGGCGCGACGGAGCAGAAGCTCTGCATCCACTCCACGCCCACCTTCGCCCTGCAATGGCTGAGCCGCACCGTCGGCGATTTCCAGCTCAGGCACCCGAACATCGCTGTCCGCCTCACCACCTCGCAGGACGTGATCGATTTCGCCAAGGAGGAGGCGGATGTCGCGATCCGCTGGGGCAAGGGCGACTGGCCCGGCCTCACCAGCCACCGCGTCATGTGCATGAACTTCACCCCCATGCTGAGCCCTGCGCTCGCCGAGACCATCGGCGGCGTGAAGGAGCCGGCCGACCTCCTGAAGCTGCCGATCATCAGCGCGCGCGACATCTGGTGGCGCACCTGGTTTGCCGCCGCCGGCGTCGACAATCCCGATCTCGAACGCTTCCCGCCCAACGAGCTCGGCACGCAGACCATCGACGCGCAGATCGCCATGGCCGGCCAGGGCGTCGCCGTCCTCAATCCCGGCCATTTCCGCATGGAAGTCGCCGCCGGCCAGCTCTTCCAGCCCTTTGCGCTGACCTGCAACGACGGGCGGGACTATTGGCTCGCCTACCCGGAAAACCGCCGCAACATCCCGAAGATCAGGGCTTTCCGCGACTGGATCCTCGCGACCATGCCGCCGGAGGCGTAG
- a CDS encoding PRC-barrel domain-containing protein yields the protein MAMQDANIRETQDLIASDKVEGTSVYGADGKHIGSVERLILDKRSGHVSYAVLSFGGFLGIGQDHYPLPWAKLSYDEGLGGYRVDLTKEQVENAPHYESDAEYDWNRRNGKVIHDYYGVPPYWM from the coding sequence ATGGCCATGCAGGATGCAAATATTCGCGAAACCCAGGATCTCATCGCCAGCGACAAGGTCGAGGGCACGAGCGTCTACGGCGCCGACGGCAAGCATATCGGCTCGGTGGAGCGCCTGATCCTCGACAAGCGGAGCGGCCACGTCTCCTATGCCGTCCTCAGCTTCGGCGGGTTCCTCGGCATCGGCCAGGATCATTACCCCCTGCCCTGGGCCAAGCTCAGCTATGACGAGGGCCTCGGCGGCTACCGCGTCGACCTGACCAAGGAACAGGTGGAAAACGCCCCGCATTACGAGAGCGATGCCGAATATGACTGGAACCGCCGCAACGGCAAGGTCATCCACGACTATTACGGCGTTCCGCCCTACTGGATGTAA
- a CDS encoding 3-hydroxybutyrate dehydrogenase, whose protein sequence is MKSVVVTGSTSGIGLAIATAFAETGANVVINGFGAADEIEAIRAKLDGLGKGRVIYHPADMTKPHEISDLIETAVEEFDGVDILVNNAGIQHVEKIEDFPVEKWDQIIAINLSSSFHTIRCAVPHMKRKGWGRIVNVASAHGLVASPFKAAYVAAKHGVMGLTKTVALEVAENGITANAICPGYVLTPLVEKQIPDTAKARGISEAEVKTDVMLKFQPTKEFVGTDEVAAIALFLASDAAKSINGTHISVDGGWTAQ, encoded by the coding sequence ATGAAGAGCGTCGTCGTCACCGGCTCCACCAGCGGCATCGGCCTTGCCATCGCCACCGCCTTTGCCGAAACCGGCGCCAATGTCGTCATCAACGGCTTCGGCGCAGCGGACGAGATCGAAGCGATCCGGGCAAAGCTCGACGGGCTCGGCAAGGGCCGCGTCATCTACCATCCCGCCGACATGACCAAGCCGCACGAGATCTCCGACCTCATCGAGACGGCGGTGGAGGAATTCGACGGTGTCGACATCCTCGTCAACAATGCCGGCATCCAGCATGTCGAGAAGATCGAGGATTTCCCGGTCGAGAAGTGGGACCAGATCATCGCGATCAACCTCTCCAGTTCCTTCCACACGATCCGCTGCGCCGTGCCGCACATGAAGCGCAAGGGCTGGGGCCGCATCGTCAACGTCGCCTCCGCGCACGGCCTCGTCGCCTCGCCCTTCAAGGCCGCCTATGTGGCGGCCAAGCACGGCGTCATGGGCCTCACCAAGACCGTCGCGCTGGAAGTCGCCGAGAACGGCATCACCGCCAACGCCATCTGCCCCGGCTACGTGCTGACGCCGCTCGTCGAAAAGCAGATCCCCGATACGGCCAAGGCCCGCGGCATCAGCGAGGCCGAGGTGAAGACCGACGTCATGCTGAAATTCCAGCCGACCAAGGAATTCGTCGGCACCGACGAGGTGGCGGCCATTGCGCTGTTCCTCGCCTCGGATGCGGCAAAATCGATCAACGGCACCCATATATCCGTCGATGGCGGCTGGACCGCCCAATAA
- the puuE gene encoding allantoinase PuuE: MTDKTYARDLIGYGRNPPQVRWPGDANIAVQFVVNYEEGGESCILDGDPSSECLLSEIVGAQPWQGQRNLNMESIYEYGSRAGFWRLHRLFTSRNVTTTVYGVTLAMARNPEAVAAMKEAGWEIASHGYRWLEYKDFSEEQEREHIREAVRLHEELTGSHPLGMYQGKPSSNTLRLVMEEGGFVYSSDSYADDLPYWVPGVDGEPFLIIPYTLETNDMRFATPQGFNAGDQFFNYLKDAFDVLYQEGQDGSPKMLNIGLHCRLVGRPGRVAALARFVDYVLGHEKVWIPRRIDIARHWIEHHHPSKGKGA; the protein is encoded by the coding sequence ATGACCGACAAGACCTATGCGCGCGACCTGATCGGCTACGGCCGCAACCCGCCGCAGGTGCGCTGGCCGGGCGATGCGAATATCGCCGTGCAGTTCGTGGTGAACTACGAGGAGGGCGGCGAGAGCTGCATCCTCGACGGCGACCCGTCCTCGGAATGCCTGCTGTCGGAAATCGTCGGCGCGCAGCCCTGGCAGGGGCAGCGCAACCTCAACATGGAATCGATCTACGAATACGGCTCGCGCGCCGGCTTCTGGCGCCTGCACCGGCTCTTCACCAGCCGCAACGTCACCACGACCGTCTACGGCGTGACGCTCGCCATGGCGCGCAATCCGGAAGCCGTGGCGGCCATGAAGGAAGCCGGCTGGGAGATCGCCAGCCACGGCTATCGCTGGCTGGAATACAAGGACTTCTCCGAGGAGCAGGAGCGCGAGCACATCCGCGAGGCCGTGCGCCTGCACGAGGAGCTGACCGGCTCGCATCCGCTCGGCATGTATCAGGGCAAGCCGTCGTCCAACACGCTGCGGCTGGTGATGGAGGAGGGCGGCTTCGTCTATTCCTCCGATTCCTATGCCGACGACCTGCCCTACTGGGTTCCGGGCGTCGACGGCGAGCCCTTCCTCATCATTCCCTACACGCTCGAAACGAACGACATGCGTTTCGCGACGCCGCAGGGCTTCAATGCCGGCGACCAGTTCTTCAACTACCTGAAGGACGCCTTCGACGTACTCTACCAGGAAGGCCAGGACGGCAGCCCGAAGATGCTGAACATCGGCCTGCACTGCCGCCTCGTCGGCCGTCCGGGCCGCGTCGCGGCGCTCGCCCGCTTCGTCGACTACGTGCTCGGCCACGAGAAGGTCTGGATCCCGCGCCGCATCGACATCGCGCGCCACTGGATCGAGCATCACCATCCGTCGAAGGGCAAGGGCGCATGA
- a CDS encoding arabinose transporter → MAPQFMRTAPPGRLLLLTAILLVSYLCVAISLPIVPVFVTGSLGLGNVWAGLGVGSAFLSTILTRAHAGRLADGRGAKTAVARGLVFYIAGALASLAAGLLPGQPLAAFAILLAGRLLLGLGESLVAVGVIAWGVGIVGPANSGRVLAMVGAAMYGALAIGGPLGLALLQSVGFAGAMTISAILPALGLLAIWRIPAVAPHPEQERPSFRSVISRIWLHGTIICLQGIGFAAIGAFFALYFRDQHWSHAGLGLTAFGSGFVLMRIFFGHLPDRIGGLPVAIGSLAVEAVGQMLIWSANDPTLALVGAFLTGIGCSMIFPSLGREVVHRVPPHLRGTALGGFSAFQDAAYGLTGPFAGLLADHAGYDSVFLVGGIAAAAGFVIALSLRRKSLAAAA, encoded by the coding sequence ATGGCTCCCCAATTCATGCGCACGGCCCCGCCGGGCCGGCTTCTGTTGCTGACGGCCATCCTGCTCGTCTCCTATCTCTGCGTCGCGATCTCGCTGCCCATCGTTCCCGTCTTTGTCACGGGCTCGCTTGGCCTGGGCAATGTCTGGGCCGGGCTCGGCGTCGGCAGCGCCTTCCTGTCCACGATCCTGACGCGCGCCCATGCCGGCCGGCTTGCCGATGGCCGCGGCGCCAAGACCGCCGTCGCGCGCGGCCTTGTCTTCTACATCGCGGGCGCGCTGGCTTCGCTCGCCGCCGGCCTGCTGCCCGGCCAGCCTCTGGCCGCCTTCGCCATTCTCCTCGCCGGCCGCCTGCTTCTCGGGCTCGGCGAAAGCCTCGTCGCCGTCGGCGTCATCGCCTGGGGCGTCGGCATCGTCGGCCCGGCCAATTCGGGCCGCGTGCTGGCGATGGTCGGCGCGGCCATGTACGGCGCGCTCGCCATCGGCGGGCCGCTCGGCCTCGCGCTGCTCCAGTCGGTCGGCTTTGCCGGGGCGATGACGATCAGCGCCATCCTGCCGGCGCTCGGCCTGCTGGCCATCTGGCGCATCCCGGCCGTCGCGCCCCATCCCGAACAGGAAAGACCCTCGTTCCGCAGCGTGATCAGCCGGATCTGGCTGCACGGCACGATCATCTGCCTGCAGGGCATCGGCTTTGCCGCCATCGGCGCGTTCTTCGCCCTCTATTTCCGCGACCAGCACTGGAGCCATGCCGGCCTCGGCCTCACGGCCTTCGGCAGCGGCTTCGTGCTGATGCGCATCTTCTTCGGCCACCTGCCGGACCGCATCGGCGGCCTGCCGGTGGCGATCGGTTCGCTCGCCGTCGAGGCCGTCGGCCAGATGCTCATCTGGAGCGCGAACGACCCCACGCTCGCCCTCGTCGGCGCGTTCCTCACCGGCATCGGCTGCTCGATGATCTTTCCCTCGCTCGGGCGGGAGGTCGTGCATCGCGTGCCGCCGCATCTGCGCGGCACGGCGCTCGGCGGCTTCTCGGCCTTCCAGGACGCGGCCTATGGCCTGACCGGCCCCTTTGCCGGGCTGCTCGCCGACCATGCCGGCTATGACAGCGTCTTCCTGGTCGGCGGCATCGCGGCAGCGGCCGGCTTCGTGATCGCGCTGTCGCTCAGGCGCAAAAGCCTCGCAGCCGCCGCATAG
- the glpK gene encoding glycerol kinase GlpK: protein MGGYVLAIDQGTTSSRAIVFDGNQKVVGSGQKEFTQIFPQSGWVEHDPEEIWESVVWSVKAALKKAGVKASDISAIGITNQRETVVVWERESGRPIHNAIVWQDRRTASYCEKLKKQDLEKTFTKKTGLLLDPYFSGTKLSWMLSNVKGARARGAKGDLCFGTIDTFLIWRLTGGRSHVTDATNASRTLMYNIATNGWDDELLEILRVPKAMLPEVLDCAADFGVTEKGLFGAEIPILGVAGDQQAATIGQACFEPGMMKSTYGTGCFALLNTGPDMVRSKNRLLTTIAYRLDGETTYALEGSIFIAGAAVQWLRDGLKVIKAAPDAGDLAARADPTQNVYLVPAFTGLGAPHWDPEARAAIYGMTRNTGPAEFARAALEAVCYQTRDLLDAMHKDWKANGKETVLRVDGGMVASDWTMQRLADILDAPVDRPTILETTALGAAWLAGQRAGVWPDRKGFAKSWARDTRFTPKMDEKTRAVKIRGWKDAVRRTLSA, encoded by the coding sequence ATGGGCGGATATGTTCTCGCGATCGACCAGGGCACGACATCGAGCCGGGCGATCGTCTTCGACGGCAACCAGAAGGTCGTCGGGTCCGGCCAGAAGGAATTCACGCAGATCTTTCCGCAATCCGGCTGGGTCGAGCACGATCCCGAGGAAATCTGGGAAAGCGTCGTCTGGTCGGTGAAGGCTGCGTTGAAGAAGGCCGGCGTCAAGGCCTCCGACATTTCCGCCATCGGTATCACCAACCAGCGCGAGACGGTCGTCGTCTGGGAGCGCGAGAGCGGCAGGCCGATCCACAACGCCATCGTCTGGCAGGACCGCCGCACCGCCTCCTATTGCGAGAAGCTGAAGAAGCAGGACCTCGAAAAGACCTTCACGAAGAAGACGGGCCTGCTGCTCGATCCCTATTTCTCCGGCACCAAGCTCTCCTGGATGCTCTCCAACGTGAAGGGCGCGCGGGCGCGCGGCGCCAAGGGCGACCTCTGCTTCGGCACCATTGATACATTCCTCATCTGGCGGCTGACGGGCGGCAGGTCGCACGTCACCGACGCTACCAATGCCAGCCGCACGCTGATGTACAACATCGCGACGAATGGCTGGGACGACGAACTGCTGGAGATTCTCCGCGTGCCGAAGGCCATGCTGCCCGAGGTTCTCGACTGCGCGGCCGATTTCGGCGTGACGGAGAAGGGCCTGTTCGGCGCGGAAATCCCGATCCTCGGCGTTGCCGGCGACCAGCAGGCGGCGACCATCGGCCAGGCCTGCTTCGAGCCGGGCATGATGAAGTCCACCTACGGCACCGGCTGCTTCGCGCTGCTCAACACCGGCCCGGACATGGTGCGCTCGAAGAACCGCCTGCTGACCACCATCGCCTACCGGCTCGACGGCGAGACGACCTATGCGCTGGAGGGCTCGATCTTCATCGCGGGCGCCGCCGTGCAATGGCTGCGCGACGGGCTGAAGGTCATCAAGGCCGCGCCCGACGCCGGCGATCTCGCCGCCAGGGCCGACCCGACGCAGAACGTCTATCTCGTGCCCGCCTTCACCGGCCTCGGCGCGCCGCACTGGGACCCGGAGGCGCGGGCCGCCATCTACGGCATGACGCGCAACACCGGCCCCGCGGAATTCGCCCGCGCGGCGCTGGAGGCCGTCTGCTATCAGACGCGCGACCTGCTCGACGCCATGCACAAGGACTGGAAGGCGAACGGCAAGGAGACGGTGCTGCGCGTCGACGGCGGCATGGTCGCTTCCGACTGGACCATGCAGCGCCTAGCCGACATCCTCGACGCCCCCGTCGACCGCCCGACCATTCTGGAGACGACCGCCCTCGGCGCGGCATGGCTCGCCGGCCAGCGCGCGGGCGTGTGGCCGGATCGCAAGGGCTTCGCCAAGTCCTGGGCGCGCGACACGCGCTTCACGCCGAAGATGGACGAGAAGACGCGGGCGGTGAAGATCAGGGGCTGGAAGGATGCGGTGCGGCGGACGCTGAGCGCGTAA